The Silene latifolia isolate original U9 population chromosome X, ASM4854445v1, whole genome shotgun sequence genome contains the following window.
TGGTAagttataaatggatataatattttgtatttaaatatttataacatttaatatttcacattctACACAAATTTATCTGATCTTTTTAGCATcagtaattttttttaaagaacTTCTTGATAAAAAattattgactttttatgataagaagttgcgcctaaaaaatatggtattagtaaatatttgttaaaattcattgactttttatAATAAAACTTTAcagctaaaaaatatgttatattagtaaatatttgtaaattaacatcaCTAATTTCTcgttaaaaaaaacaaaacaaaaaattcaaaaaaatactcattttattaTTTCTTACGAtttaaacttttatttatttctctaataAAAATACATCAAGAGAAACATGGCAAATACGTGAATCgtcaatttaaattctataaataatacactaaatagtaaaattttataaatatcgtgcatatattgcacgatctatattagtaactctataaataccgcgcattcattgcgcgagATCTAAACTATTTAAATTTAATCCAGAACATTTAAGAAAAATGAAATTCCAGTTTTTTTAAGGAAATTGAGCGAATTTGAACCGTCGGAGTTGGGATTGACATCTCAAAATTAATACTCCTTCCGATctagaccaaaggtaacacttactataaacggacgatccacaccaaaggtaacattccttatttgacccacaacattaccaaatgaTCTTTATACCCATTTAATATTTATacaaaatgccattacataccccatataacaacatccaattaAACACAAAATTTCCAATTAGTAGATTATATAACCAATTGTATACAGTTGTATGGTGTAGAATCTGAGATATgtactaaagttttcgagttttgttaaaACGAATATGAGCTATGCTTCAAAGTTTTTGAACCCACacatttaaatataaaaaaagtaaactcttacaaaactcaaaaaaattgcacataagctcggattaatgtataGGGTTGTACAATACTTATTATACAACTGATTGTATAGTAGTATTTGTGTAAAATTACATGgtctgcttttttttttttttttcctctttaccTTCACTTTTTCcacattttcttaaatactccgTTTTTTCTCATGTTACTTttggtctggatcggagggagtaagagagaaaaagagaccAAACATTGAGCTTGTCCCAGAAGCCCAAGTCCGTTGACACACAGATTAGAGTATACACACTCGTGGTCTCAACTCTCAATTCAACTCGCAAACATTCTTCCACCATTTATCTTAATCAGTCATCACCATTGACCTTCCTTCACCCTCATCAATGGCGTCCAAGTTCCACCATTAACAACATCTCTCCATTACCCCCACCTCCCAACCACAATGCTCCTCCTTAAACCCACCTTATTCCCCCCATTCTCCCCAACCAAACTTCCTTTCCCTCACCACAAACCCCCTAAACCCCACCTCACACTCACCACCCCCACAAAATCCCTCCTACAATACAACCGCAAACCCCAACTCTCCGGCCCAACACCCCGAATAATCGTAATCACCTCCGGTAAAGGCGGCGTCGGTAAAACCACAACCACCGCAAACCTCGGCATCTCCCTCGCTCGCCACGGCTTCTCCGTCGTCTTAATCGACGCCGACGTCGGTCTCCGCAACCTCGACCTCCTCCTCGGCCTCGAATCCCGTGTCAATTACACCGCACTCGAAGTCCTCAACGGCGATTGTCGTCTCGACCAAGCCCTAGTTCGAGACAAACGCTGGCCGAATCTCAATCTCCTCTGTATCTCGAAACCCCGGTCCAAAATCCCCCTTTCCTTCGGCGGAAAAGCCCTAAATTGGCTCACCGACGCGCTTAAGCAATCAATAAACCCGCAGTTTATCCTAATTGATTGTCCCGCGGGGATTGATGCCGGTTTTATAACCGCCATTACCCCCGCGAATGAAGCGGTGTTGGTTACAACGCCGGATATTACCGCGTTGCGGGATGCGGATCGGGTTACCGGGTTATTGGAGTGTGATGGGGTTAAGGATATTAAAATGATGGTTAATAGGGTTAGAACGGATATGATTAAGGGTGAGGATATGATGAGTGTGCTTGATGTTCAGGAGATGTTAGGGTTGGCGTTGTTGGGGGTGATTCCGGAGGATAGTGAGGTTATTCGGAGTACGAATCGAGGGTATCCGCTTGTTTTGAATAAACCGATTAGTTTGGCTGGGTTGGCTTTTGAGCAAGCGGCTTGGAGGCTTGTTGAGCAGGATAGTATGACTGCTGTTATGATGGAGGAAGAGCCTAAGAAAGGCGGGTTTTTGTCGTTTCTTGGTTGGTGATTTTGGTGAATTGGTGGTGGTGTTTAGGTTGTTTGAGGAGTTTCTGTACAAATTTGCTAGGTATGAAAACTGTTTTTTCGAGTTTTGGGATTCAATGTAGCTCTGAAATTTGCTCAATGGTAGCTTGTGTACTTGTTTTTCTTGTGTTGTTTTTAATGTTATTTTGGATAATCTTCATCAATGAAATGTGATTCGAATTGTTTGCCTGTTTGGGAATTCAGAGATTTTTGTGTTAAATATAGCTGTGCAATTGCTCAATGATTCAAATGGTTGTTTGTGTATTTGCGATTGTGACAATGTTGTAGTTTTTGTGGCgttattttgattttaatttgGGTAGTTTTCATCAATGaaatttgattcaaattgtttgCTTGTCTGTGATGGTAGGCAATTTAATCATGGTTTCTCGTTGGACAATGATTTGCCTAAACGACTTTCGTTTCAGTAAAATTATAATGCTGAACTCTTTAGGGCCGATAGTAGTACACTGCGTGGGATGGAGTAAGGGCCCTTCTCACCTCCTACGAGGCGTCCAGTTCAACCTGCTGGAAATGAATTCACGAAGGGTTTGGTGGATAAAATAGGACgtaaaaaaggggggggggggggggggggggggggctgtcAAATCTTTCTTGTATTGGGGGAATTTTAATTTGTCTAGTATAAGTGAATGGATCTCCATTTGCCTCCAACCCAACATACTATCCAAACAAGGGAATTtgttcccttctttctaagtatcTTAGTCTATACAAAAGGTAATTGTTTTTTGGAAGACTGCACCAAACGGTGCTCAACATTATTTCGGAGGAAGGCTAGAGAATGGTTATGTAAGGTTGACACTTTGGCTGTTAGATTAGATTGATGCCGAAGATATTTGACTATGGTTTGGACTTGAGGGGTTTAAACTTGTTTTTCATTATCCTTTTTGTCCATTACCTGCTTGGTGATTAACTGATTGCTGGTAGCATGACTGCATGAATAATTCCTAGGAGTTAGAATTGTTGTAATATTAACAGTATCCATTCTTCCAATTACGGGAAGATGTCATGTACTCACGTGTTTGGATTTGACCATCAGTTTATATTTCTACACAAGTACACGTGAGATTCCTTAGCTGTTGCTTGATAACTTGCTAGTGAATTAAGTCAAGAATCAGTGTGGTAAATCAGGTAAGAGTGTATGTCTGCTTTTAAATTGCAAGAGAACTCGAGGCAAGCAAGGTGTTTTGTGAACCCCAGACTGGATAATGCTTGCTGTTCATAGATAAGGAAACATGAGATGATGGCTGTGTAGATTGATTGAGGAAAAAAAACTATATGTGGAAAATTTAATGTATAAGGTAAGGAAGAAAACTGTCTGGATTATTTGAACCTTTTCGTCTGAACATAAGCAAGAAAATTTAATGTTGAAACCAGACATTAGAGTAAACAACTGCAACTTGATATGATTTCATTACGCGTTCTGGATTTCATGCTCGCCTCTTTTGAGTTTTGACCTAAAAAACAGTCACTCATTTATATGTTTATAGTTTATATAATGGTCACTAccatgttttgtttttgaaaaatattGGTAAGTTATTCTATTTACCCGCTGATTTAGTAGAAATAAAACGACAAACCAAAAGAGAATTAATATTTCTCATGCTGGACCAAATATGGGGGGTCCTTTTGAGTAAATTGCTGCGGTGTAATGCACTTGAGCGGCAAAAAAATTGAAGTCAAGCAAAGACCCTGAGCTGTCTAGAGGCAAAAATGACACATGATTAGATCCCACTTTGAATGATGGGTTATCAATTGGGTAGTTGCTTGGACTTCCATTGCTTAATCGCTTCAAGTATGGTGTAGTTTGGCATTATAAACTTGTGTGGAAGTGGGAGGTTCGTGGTAGGTGATGTGCTGTTTTCTGCCAACCACTTCTCTATCGCTGCACGATTATATGTGTATCCATCTGCTGCTACATAGGGATCGTCCATGACTTCCTGTGGTATAAAACAAGCACAAAAGTTGTTAAGTTATGAAACTATGTTTTGTGGTTCCAGCTACCTTATCGGGTAATTCTATGTAATGGTGGTACTCATGTGGTGGGTTCGCGACTCGCCAGAACTAAAACTGTCCTTGTGGCTCTCTCTTTACTCAAAAAGAATAAAATCAGTGGATGATTTCCTGTAAGTGTTGGTTTCTTCAACATCCTTGATTCTTAACAGTCATTGATTGTCTTTTGTTTATGTGTTTCGCTGGTTTATTATGAGGTCCAAGGTTAAAAAGAAACATACCTTTGAAATAGGGCAGATGAAGTGAGCTGGCAGTTCTGGCGGCGCACTCGCAATCTGTTCCCGGGCTTTATCTGCCACTTCTTTCAACCGCTCTAGTGTGGGAAGAATAACCTCTCTTAGATCAGGCCTGTCTCTACCCCTTAGCTCAGAACACAGTAGCCCTAATGAAGCCAGTTCTTGTGCTGCCTCATCTGGCCACTTTCCTGCTTCTTTATCCAAAATTTCCGTTAATGTACCTTCTTCTACAGCATCTTCAACCAAATAGGCTATCCCCACTGCAGGTTTTGTTGTCAGCAACTGTAAGATCACCACCCCTAAAGCATAGACGTCGGACTTGGTTGATACCCGCCCTGTCCTTTGGTACTCTGGATCAATGTAGCAGAGTGTACCAACTGGACTGGTTTCCTTGTACAGGGTTTTGAGGGATTTCTCATTTGGCTCCATAGTAATTGTTGTTCCAAGCCCAGCATCACCGATCTTGCTGACTAAATGGTTATCAAGCAAGATGTTTGCTGGTTTCAGGTCACGGTGAATAATAGGTCTCGGTTTTGTGCTGTGGAGAAAGGCTAGAGCGCTTGCCACCTCCCAGCAAATTCTGATTCTTTCGTACCATGGAAGTGGAGGGCAGTTGTCTTTTCGAAATAGCCTATCGTCAAGGCTACCATTCTCCATGTACTCGTAGACAAGGCAGCTCTCTTCTGGAACAGCTCCTAAGAGCAGCAGCAAGTGTGGGTGGCGAATAGTGCTCAAGATCTCAAGCTGTTCAATCACAGAATAATACAGTTATAACTTATAAGACTTACAACTAATGAGTCTTCTCTTATTCGTAGGTTCAAGATTCTTTTCGCCACTTAGGAAATGCATAATTTAGATAGAGTTGAAACTAATGAAAGGGAGGGAAAGAGGAATCGACTCCAGCAGTTACTTGGAAAGTTTCACAATTTTTTCCCATTTCACTTTATGCTCCTTCATGACGACGACACTTtgcccatttttttttttttttgaaaattaggATCCTCTATTTTTTGTCCGTAAATTTGGAATCGTCAGATTACACAGGCACTGGACTACTGGACTACTGGACCACTGTCAGGAAATGGATCTAAATGGAGAGGGTCTTGACTCTATTTTTTTGTACCTACACGTCATTTGTTTGTGTAAAATAAAATTGTGGAGACTTTTTTGGCAACAATTGTATATCTTAATACCCTATTATATTTTTTGTTGTAATATATTTTAAGAGCTTTGACCTCAAAAAGTCAAAATGAGAACCACACTGTGAATTAGAAGCAGTAATGTTTTCAGAGTAGTTACAGTTTTGGGTTTCAGGAAGCAAAAATGTGGTTTCCGAGCAAGTGGTATGCATAAGATGTTCATACCTCCTGAAGGAATTGCTTGTTTGTGACTGTGTCTTTGGAATGAAGCACCTTCACTGCGACCGTAGTGTGATGCAACTTGCACTTGAACACAGTCCCAAATGCACCCGCCCCAATCCGAAATTCTTGGGATAGGGATGACGTGGCTTCTAAAATCTCGCTCCAACTGAACTTCTGACACTGAGTAACTGGACTTGCAAGCAGCTGTTGAAGCTTGTTTTCGCTGTCCTCTGCCTTCTGAGCAGCATCTTTCTTTTCTTTGTGGTGAGGTTTGTTTCCTTGACCATTTTTACCCGATTCTGCTTTATATTGTTCAGCTATGTGTTTATGCTTCTCTGTGTTAGCTATTTCGTTAGCTGCTTCCTCTTTGTGTTTTAATGCTGCCTCCAGTCGCTCCTTGCTTAGAGTATTTAACTGATTAAGTGGAAAGAGGAACTACAATAGTAAAAAGACATGAGTAGAAAACTAGAAACTAGCTTAAATTTCTGTATTCTAGTCTGAATGGAAATTGTTTGTAGGATATGAGTATATGACCTAGCTCTTGAGATTTTTTGGAGCAAGCTTAAGTGCTTAACAAGATTACATTATTACAAGATAACTGACAATGATCTCCATTTTTAGTGGACCCGAAAATTTGCAATTCTTTGGTTTTGGAACGTGAAGGAATATAACAAAATGACTAAAGAGTGCTCTTTTTTTTTACTGTGAATTAGCAGTCAGTCTATGCAAATTGTGACACAAAAATCGTTATGGAGCATTACTGCCTCTCACTGTTTTAAATTCAGGGTGAAGGCTAGTTCTTGTGAACCCCCGTTCTCATACTTTGCCATGTGTAGGAGACTTAAAAGCATAGGGGCAATGTTGTCTTAAGCAGCCTCCACCCTAGTAGTATGCTTACCTTCTCATCAATGTTATTATTCTGAGCCAGCTCATACATTTTCTCAACATGTCTCAGTTCCATCCTTAACTTTTCAAGTTCATATATCTGCAGGAGTAAAATTCTCAGAAGTGCTGTAAATTCATGTATTCATATAATCATGCACcacttaaaaaaataaaatgattGATATTAGACGATCTACCTGGCCTTGGGAAGCTGCTTCCGGACTTGCTGGTGGCTGTCGTTGGGGTTGAGTACCTCGTGGCGTAATGCCTTCCACATACTCTGCTTGATGTGTTCCTACAAAAGATGCATTAGGGGAAGTCCCCATGTATGATCCTGTTGGCGGGGTTCCCATGTAGGATCCTGTGGGTGGGGTCCCAACAAAGGATCCTGTGGGCGTGTTCCCCGCAAAAGATCCTCCAGGCGGAGTGCTTGTAAAAGACCTTGGGGGTGGAGTCATTGTCCCCACCAATGAACCTCCCGGGGACGTTCTATCTGAAACCCATGACCCTGAATCTCCACTGCTAGAACTCCTACCAGCAGCACTTTCATTCCCAAAGCTCAGGGTATAATGGGATGTATCCACTGGCTCCATAATTCGACTTGGTACATCCAGATGGTTTGGGTGAGGTTCTGATAGTCCGGGTTTGGAGTTGTTGGTAGAAGAAGCGGAGCCTGAGCCTGGGTCTGTAAAAGCAGTGTGTATATGAGAATACTATGAGTAACCTGTAATCACAAATATCTTTTCCAATCAGAGAACTTGCTCGTATCCACTTACATCTTGGTGATGAAGGTCTGGTCTTCAACACACGGCCTGCAGTGAAAACAATCCTAGTAAATTCCATAACTATTAACTAGGGAAGCTGAAATCTACAGTTGAAAGCTAAGGCATTGCAGGAAATTTAAGATTCTTTTTTACCAGTCCACAATCTCTCAATGCCTCCTGCAAGTAGTGTGGTATGTACAGATTTCGTGGTAATTGTGTAGAGTATTGTCCAACAAATTGTCTATCAATGACTGAAGAATATGCGTGTCGGACGTACATAGCCTTAACATGTTCCAACGACACGTAAAGACTATTAACAGACGACTCATAATGAAAATTTTATGTGTAGTCACACTAAAATGACTCTTTTTACATCACTAGATAATATACCTATTGTAAGTGAAGAAGAGCCGGAAGTACTATCTGGAAGTGTGCTTGATGACCCATTTGTGTTGGGGACAGAGATCACAGTTGGTTCTGACTCTGATGCACGCAGATACTGAAGCTTTCCATCAGCAACAACATAAACTGAGCAAAAACTTGGAGCATTTTCTGAAATAACTGCTGATAGGCTTTGATCTCCCGTCCTGGGGGTTTTCCTACAAAAACAATCATGGCTTTGAGCATATCATTGCCATAATGAAGATGCAGTGAGTCTTGTATGAGACGGTGACACATGTAAGACCAACTCAAATCCTCAAGTATTCTTCATTTAAAAATTGTATAATGGGTTGGTCGCACATGTAAGATCGTCTTATATAAGTCTTGTGCGCAGATGATGAAGAATCTCGAAAGCATTGATGTAGTAGGACTCAGAGGGGTACCTTGAGAAGATGCTAGTCGACGAAGGCCCAACAACAAGATGTCTTATGGAATTTTTATTAACATCTGAGCACAATGTCAGTGCTATATCATCTGATTCAAGCACTACAATGTCTGATTTTACCTGTGAGAATAACCATGCAAATCGTCGTGAGAATTACCTCAAAACCAGGTGCGTTTAACTGTCAAAATTACTGTACTAGACTAATATTAACCTTTTGTGCTTTTAAGGACTGTTGGTAGGGAAGAAGTGCCTTCATTTTCTTCCATCCGATTTCCTGCCTATAAGTATTTGCTACATCCTCTGTAACTTGTGATACAGGTAGCCAAGTTCCGACTGAAAGTAATTGTCCATTGAATTTATCAGTTAATAAAGTTATAATCTGAAATAATTGGAGTTTATCAAAAGGTAGTAAAAACTGTAGAGTTGTTTTGCAGTTAAGTTTAATGACTCACTTGGTGTAGGTACTGTGGTTATTTTTGGGTAAACACGTATGATCCTGAACCTCACTTTACCCTCTGGTACAAACTTCTCTACTGCCCACTTGAGAATGAGCTTGCCTTTTCGACTTCCTGACAACCCGATTGCAACCACAAGTTCGTCTTTGTCGGTTTCTCCTTTCTCCATTTTCTTTCAGTGAGTAGGAGTTTTCTGCAAGCAATATTTGTAGCCACGCTGATTACCACCTAACGACGGGCTAATACAACAAAATTTCAAATTTGATACTCTGTATTTTGTTAAAGCTTTAGGATGTCGCCAAGTTACTTCGGCAGTCGAGTTGAGCCGTGTCCCTTTGTTAACACGACACGGCTCAACACTTTTTCTAACATTTGACAGAAATAGCCGTCCCCGACACACATCATGTCTGGCACTTGTATTCTCCATGTCACATTTATGCCACATGTTATACTGGGAGAATACATATCCATTATCCAGTGTAAAAGCCAATTTTATGGTTCATAATTAGGCATATGCATTTGTCTTCCATGACGGTGTGTGTGGCGTCCATGCTTGACACTAGAACCGTTGGAGATGGTTTTGCCCCGTGGAAATAATATTACTCCGTAACATATACCATTAAGACTCCTTAGTTGTTGTGTAGGATTGGAAATGGCAAAGAGTAACCTCGGAGACAATCAAAGGGGAGAGATAGTCGAATTCTTAAAACCAAGTATTTGAAAGTTAATCTTTAGACCAAATTCTCATTGTTGATTTGGTTATGACTCATGAGGCACATGTTTGTCGCCTCAACATGAGGTCAATGAAAGGATACCATCAAAAgcagaatgaaaaaaaaaatgttgggGTTAAATTATGAGAGTACTCGAATTTTAGATTAAGCATGTCGTCACGACTCATGACTTTGAGCCACAAGCCGAGCTTTGTTTTGCAATTAATTATTTGGGCATAGTATAGGGTAATTGTTACAGGGACGATAGAGGTTGAAGAAGAAAGCGAAAGAAAGTGGCAAAAGAGGAAGGTGAAACGTGAAAGTAACGAAGGGATGGCAGTGGTTACCCCCAGAAAGGCGTAAAAGTTACGCATCTCCATACTTAGGTAATCATCCATTACTTCCAT
Protein-coding sequences here:
- the LOC141618341 gene encoding septum site-determining protein minD homolog, chloroplastic, translating into MLLLKPTLFPPFSPTKLPFPHHKPPKPHLTLTTPTKSLLQYNRKPQLSGPTPRIIVITSGKGGVGKTTTTANLGISLARHGFSVVLIDADVGLRNLDLLLGLESRVNYTALEVLNGDCRLDQALVRDKRWPNLNLLCISKPRSKIPLSFGGKALNWLTDALKQSINPQFILIDCPAGIDAGFITAITPANEAVLVTTPDITALRDADRVTGLLECDGVKDIKMMVNRVRTDMIKGEDMMSVLDVQEMLGLALLGVIPEDSEVIRSTNRGYPLVLNKPISLAGLAFEQAAWRLVEQDSMTAVMMEEEPKKGGFLSFLGW
- the LOC141620780 gene encoding U-box domain-containing protein 35-like is translated as MEKGETDKDELVVAIGLSGSRKGKLILKWAVEKFVPEGKVRFRIIRVYPKITTVPTPIGTWLPVSQVTEDVANTYRQEIGWKKMKALLPYQQSLKAQKVKSDIVVLESDDIALTLCSDVNKNSIRHLVVGPSSTSIFSRKTPRTGDQSLSAVISENAPSFCSVYVVADGKLQYLRASESEPTVISVPNTNGSSSTLPDSTSGSSSLTIGRVLKTRPSSPRCKWIRASSLIGKDICDYRLLIVFSYTHCFYRPRLRLRFFYQQLQTRTIRTSPKPSGCTKSNYGASGYIPLYPESFTSTPPGGSFAGNTPTGSFVGTPPTGSYMGTPPTGSYMGTSPNASFVGTHQAEYVEGITPRGTQPQRQPPASPEAASQGQIYELEKLRMELRHVEKMYELAQNNNIDEKLNTLSKERLEAALKHKEEAANEIANTEKHKHIAEQYKAESGKNGQGNKPHHKEKKDAAQKAEDSENKLQQLLASPVTQCQKFSWSEILEATSSLSQEFRIGAGAFGTVFKCKLHHTTVAVKVLHSKDTVTNKQFLQELEILSTIRHPHLLLLLGAVPEESCLVYEYMENGSLDDRLFRKDNCPPLPWYERIRICWEVASALAFLHSTKPRPIIHRDLKPANILLDNHLVSKIGDAGLGTTITMEPNEKSLKTLYKETSPVGTLCYIDPEYQRTGRVSTKSDVYALGVVILQLLTTKPAVGIAYLVEDAVEEGTLTEILDKEAGKWPDEAAQELASLGLLCSELRGRDRPDLREVILPTLERLKEVADKAREQIASAPPELPAHFICPISKEVMDDPYVAADGYTYNRAAIEKWLAENSTSPTTNLPLPHKFIMPNYTILEAIKQWKSKQLPN